A single genomic interval of Saccharospirillum mangrovi harbors:
- a CDS encoding mechanosensitive ion channel family protein, whose translation MQDWIMNFWNAQAPLMLRIGYQIVLVVAVFIVAGIVSRTLKSSVTKSSKRFHKLDPMLVPIFAGIVGYSVYIVAIVIVLDIFGVNTNSIVALLGAAGLAVGLALKDTLSNIAAGIMMLILRPFRSGDYISFNGIGGTVEEISLFTTILKTPDGQFVSAPNSNVWGATIQNSTRNGTRRMDLIVGVAYDDDLNAGFEAMRKIVDAEPRFLPDPTPQIMVQSLGDSSVNLQIRAWATVDDYWPLWWDMQRILKDEIEAAGLTIPFPQRDVHHYDHTQAAKGLAKKTD comes from the coding sequence ATGCAAGACTGGATCATGAATTTCTGGAACGCCCAGGCGCCGTTGATGTTGCGCATCGGCTATCAGATTGTGCTGGTGGTGGCGGTGTTTATTGTGGCGGGCATTGTGTCGCGGACATTGAAATCGTCGGTCACCAAAAGCTCGAAGCGTTTCCACAAACTCGACCCGATGCTGGTGCCAATTTTCGCAGGCATTGTCGGTTACTCGGTGTACATCGTCGCCATCGTTATTGTGTTGGATATTTTCGGCGTCAACACCAATTCGATTGTCGCTTTGCTCGGTGCTGCCGGTCTGGCCGTCGGCCTGGCGTTGAAAGATACGCTGAGCAACATCGCTGCTGGCATCATGATGTTGATTCTACGACCGTTCCGTTCCGGCGATTACATCAGCTTCAACGGCATTGGCGGCACGGTGGAAGAAATCAGCCTGTTCACCACCATTTTAAAAACCCCGGACGGCCAGTTTGTGTCGGCGCCCAACTCCAATGTGTGGGGCGCGACCATTCAGAATTCGACTCGCAACGGCACCCGCCGCATGGACTTAATTGTTGGCGTCGCTTACGACGACGACCTGAACGCCGGCTTCGAGGCTATGCGCAAAATTGTCGATGCCGAACCGCGTTTTCTGCCCGATCCGACGCCGCAAATCATGGTGCAATCGCTGGGTGATTCGTCGGTGAATTTACAGATTCGGGCCTGGGCAACCGTCGACGATTACTGGCCGCTGTGGTGGGATATGCAACGCATATTGAAAGATGAAATTGAAGCTGCCGGTCTGACCATTCCGTTCCCGCAGCGCGATGTGCACCACTACGATCACACTCAAGCAGCTAAAGGTTTAGCCAAAAAAACCGACTGA
- a CDS encoding LysE family translocator translates to MSWITLGWFIPACFALNMSPGPNNLLALSNAKRYSWSHSCLAGLGRLAAFAVMIALSASGLATLLYASEVFFTAVKIIGALYLFWLALQLWRADHSLETRISDASLSLFALARQECLLAAGNPKAILIFTAFLPQFVDPSAAVGQQFLILGSCFLLLEWVAIGLYAGAGRLLDKGLAKPSWQRAFNKVCAVLLGSAGLGLLLSKRLPA, encoded by the coding sequence ATGAGCTGGATCACACTCGGTTGGTTTATCCCTGCCTGTTTCGCCCTGAATATGTCGCCCGGCCCTAACAACCTGCTGGCGCTGAGCAACGCCAAACGCTACAGCTGGAGCCATTCCTGCCTGGCTGGCCTGGGTCGGCTGGCGGCGTTCGCCGTGATGATTGCGCTGTCAGCGTCCGGTCTGGCGACGTTGCTGTACGCGTCGGAGGTGTTTTTCACCGCGGTTAAAATCATCGGTGCGCTCTATTTATTCTGGCTGGCATTACAATTGTGGCGCGCCGACCATTCACTGGAGACCCGCATCAGTGATGCCTCGCTGTCGCTGTTCGCGCTGGCTCGCCAGGAATGTTTACTGGCCGCTGGCAATCCAAAAGCCATCCTGATTTTCACCGCTTTTCTGCCACAGTTTGTGGATCCTTCCGCTGCCGTTGGTCAGCAATTTCTGATCCTTGGCAGTTGTTTCCTACTGCTCGAATGGGTCGCCATTGGTCTGTACGCCGGTGCTGGTCGTCTGCTCGACAAAGGTCTGGCCAAACCGAGTTGGCAGCGTGCTTTTAACAAGGTCTGTGCCGTTCTGCTCGGCAGCGCCGGGTTGGGGTTGCTGCTGTCCAAACGTCTGCCTGCCTGA
- a CDS encoding MerR family DNA-binding protein, with amino-acid sequence MKIKQASQISGLPTRTIRYYESRGLIDSHRAANGYRYYHSDDIERLQFLHRARNLGFSLDECGDLLALHRDPNRASKAVRAIAEQHLVDVDAKIAQLEQMKAQLTDWVSRCPGDGSSDCTILDGLAQPQSA; translated from the coding sequence ATGAAAATCAAGCAGGCATCGCAGATCAGTGGCTTGCCGACGCGCACCATTCGTTATTACGAAAGCCGCGGCCTGATCGACTCGCATCGCGCCGCCAATGGCTATCGCTACTACCACAGCGACGACATCGAACGGCTGCAATTTTTACATCGTGCCCGCAATCTCGGCTTTTCGCTGGACGAATGCGGCGATCTGCTGGCGCTGCATCGCGACCCGAACCGCGCCAGCAAAGCGGTACGTGCCATCGCCGAACAACATCTGGTGGACGTAGACGCCAAAATCGCCCAGCTGGAACAGATGAAAGCGCAACTGACCGATTGGGTGAGCCGCTGCCCAGGCGATGGGTCATCCGATTGCACAATTCTGGACGGATTGGCACAGCCGCAATCGGCCTGA
- a CDS encoding DUF4404 family protein, whose amino-acid sequence MADKELHSLLERLRATMDETEVSEQQRALLAQVEYHLHNEGEPDPEEPSLRESVEVLIEELSVEHPRSASVARSILESLASMGI is encoded by the coding sequence ATGGCCGATAAAGAACTGCACAGCCTGTTGGAACGTCTGCGTGCGACCATGGACGAAACCGAGGTCAGCGAGCAGCAACGCGCCTTGCTGGCGCAGGTGGAGTACCACCTGCACAACGAAGGCGAGCCAGACCCGGAAGAGCCGTCGTTGCGCGAATCGGTGGAGGTGCTGATCGAAGAGCTCAGCGTCGAACATCCGCGCAGTGCCTCGGTAGCGCGCAGCATTCTGGAATCGCTGGCGTCGATGGGGATTTGA
- a CDS encoding iron chelate uptake ABC transporter family permease subunit — MIDLLWPALLAGSGIALVAGPLGSLMVWRRMAYFGDTMAHSGLLGVTLAVVLNLNLTAGIALVTTALALLLFALQRQRRLPADTLLGILSHASLAVGMLVLAFSPRVRMDLSGLLFGDLLAVNGEDVIVVWLVALVALPVIGFAWRPLLAATVNEDLARAEGIATDWLRVLYLVLIALVIAVAMKIVGILLITALLIIPAAAARWLARTPEQMAVGASALGLVAVWLGLTASWFADAPSGPTIVVAAVLGFMVTLGLSRLMPGNA; from the coding sequence ATGATTGATCTGTTGTGGCCGGCCTTGCTGGCGGGCAGCGGCATCGCTCTGGTGGCCGGCCCGCTCGGTTCGCTGATGGTGTGGCGGCGCATGGCCTATTTCGGCGATACCATGGCGCACTCCGGTTTGCTCGGCGTCACGCTCGCTGTGGTGCTGAACCTGAATCTGACCGCCGGCATTGCGCTGGTGACCACCGCCCTCGCCTTGCTGCTGTTTGCGCTGCAACGCCAACGCCGACTGCCGGCCGATACGTTGCTGGGCATCTTGTCGCACGCCTCGCTCGCCGTCGGCATGCTGGTGCTGGCGTTTTCGCCGCGCGTGCGTATGGATTTGAGTGGGCTTTTGTTTGGCGACTTGCTGGCAGTGAACGGCGAAGATGTGATCGTCGTCTGGCTGGTCGCACTGGTCGCCTTGCCAGTGATCGGCTTCGCCTGGCGGCCGTTACTGGCAGCGACGGTCAATGAAGATCTGGCCCGCGCCGAAGGCATCGCCACCGACTGGCTGCGCGTGCTCTATCTGGTGTTGATTGCTTTGGTGATTGCGGTAGCGATGAAGATCGTCGGCATTCTGTTGATCACCGCCTTGTTAATCATTCCCGCCGCCGCCGCCCGCTGGCTGGCGCGCACACCGGAACAGATGGCTGTTGGCGCTTCGGCCTTGGGTCTGGTCGCGGTCTGGCTTGGCCTCACCGCCAGCTGGTTTGCCGATGCCCCGAGCGGGCCGACCATCGTCGTGGCGGCCGTGCTCGGCTTTATGGTGACGCTGGGATTGAGTCGCCTGATGCCAGGCAACGCCTGA
- a CDS encoding metal ABC transporter ATP-binding protein, whose translation MSQPSSRLIEGRQLGVRLGGKSIISGVDLRIDAGKIVTLIGPNGAGKSTLIKALLGVHNITSGEFYSKPGLTIGYMPQRVPIDDSLPLSVLRLMTLTYRANREAVQAALALTEVAHLIDRPVQQLSGGEFQRVMLARTLLKEPDLLVLDEPVQGVDFSGEVALYKLIQRLRDERGYAVLMVSHDLHLVMAATDEVLCLNGHLCCSGTPESITQEPTFTSLFGPHQADALAFYSHHHDHEHDLAHQGGHSHD comes from the coding sequence GTGTCACAACCAAGCTCTCGCCTGATCGAAGGCCGCCAATTGGGCGTCCGGCTCGGCGGCAAATCCATCATCAGCGGCGTCGATTTGCGCATCGACGCGGGCAAAATCGTCACGCTGATCGGCCCTAACGGCGCTGGCAAATCGACGCTGATCAAGGCGTTGCTCGGTGTGCACAACATCACCAGCGGCGAGTTCTACAGCAAGCCAGGGCTGACTATCGGCTACATGCCACAGCGCGTACCGATTGACGACAGCCTGCCGCTGTCGGTGCTGCGGTTGATGACGCTGACCTACCGCGCCAACCGCGAGGCTGTACAAGCAGCACTGGCGCTGACCGAAGTCGCCCACCTGATCGACCGGCCGGTGCAGCAACTCAGCGGCGGTGAATTCCAACGCGTGATGCTGGCGCGAACGCTGCTGAAAGAGCCCGATCTGCTGGTGCTCGACGAGCCGGTGCAAGGCGTCGATTTCAGCGGTGAAGTCGCACTCTACAAACTGATTCAGCGGCTGCGCGACGAACGCGGCTACGCCGTGCTGATGGTGTCGCACGATCTGCATTTGGTGATGGCCGCCACCGACGAAGTGCTGTGCCTGAACGGCCATCTGTGTTGCTCCGGCACGCCGGAAAGCATCACCCAGGAACCGACGTTTACCTCGCTGTTTGGACCGCATCAGGCCGATGCGCTGGCGTTTTACAGCCACCACCACGACCACGAACACGACCTCGCCCACCAGGGAGGCCACAGCCATGATTGA
- a CDS encoding zinc ABC transporter substrate-binding protein, producing the protein MKSVSRRLRLLGAVVVFWPLSLLAAPHVVVSLAPLHSLAASVTEGVSEPTLLYHRQQSPHGAGLSPDQLRLLTQADLLVWVGPELETGLSRLASRLPNGAVDWRWHDYDAGMNQYETRPALFETDAEALYGEHDHGRMDPHFWLDPRNAQAFVINLAEELAQLDPANAERYRANATAEQTRLGDLFNQLDAQLAPVRDKPFIVFHDGFQYYQRAFGLNALGALVVTPEIPPGPRTVAQLAERANQVDGVCLLHEPQFSERWLQPLAAAVPNARLAQIDPIGSTLDAGDDFYARVLIDLTDHLSDCLEQLP; encoded by the coding sequence ATGAAGTCTGTGAGTCGGCGCCTGCGTTTGCTTGGCGCCGTTGTTGTGTTTTGGCCGTTGTCTTTGTTGGCGGCGCCGCATGTGGTGGTGTCGCTGGCGCCGTTGCACAGTTTGGCCGCGTCGGTAACTGAGGGCGTGAGTGAACCGACGTTGTTGTATCACCGTCAGCAATCGCCACACGGTGCGGGTTTGTCGCCCGATCAACTGCGGTTGTTGACGCAAGCCGATCTGCTGGTCTGGGTCGGGCCGGAACTGGAAACCGGCCTGTCGCGGTTGGCGTCGCGCTTGCCCAACGGTGCTGTCGATTGGCGCTGGCACGATTACGATGCGGGCATGAATCAGTACGAAACCCGCCCTGCTTTGTTTGAAACCGACGCCGAAGCGCTGTACGGCGAACACGACCACGGCCGCATGGACCCGCATTTCTGGCTCGACCCGCGCAACGCCCAGGCTTTTGTGATCAATCTGGCCGAGGAACTGGCGCAACTCGACCCGGCCAATGCCGAGCGCTATCGCGCCAACGCCACGGCCGAACAGACGCGTTTGGGTGACTTGTTCAATCAACTCGACGCCCAATTGGCACCGGTGCGCGACAAACCCTTTATCGTGTTTCACGACGGTTTTCAGTATTACCAGCGCGCCTTCGGCTTGAACGCCTTGGGCGCTTTGGTGGTCACCCCGGAAATCCCGCCCGGCCCGCGCACCGTGGCGCAGTTGGCCGAACGCGCCAATCAGGTTGACGGCGTCTGCCTGCTGCACGAACCACAATTCAGTGAACGCTGGTTGCAACCCTTGGCGGCCGCTGTTCCTAATGCCCGTCTGGCGCAAATCGATCCGATCGGCTCGACGCTGGATGCCGGTGACGATTTCTACGCCCGGGTACTGATTGACCTGACCGACCATCTGAGCGACTGCCTGGAGCAACTGCCATGA
- a CDS encoding HAD family hydrolase: MKAFATNAIAPQGVLWDMDGVLIDSERLVRDAFIDVMANGGPVPDAPQRYLETIGLNRGGLIDWFSQFVNTSESAEYWIDQTYNGFLERAKTELELKPGVIAALDHVRALGLPQLVVTSTRTEAAQMKLSQLGVLDRFEGVLGGDQVSQGKPHPEPYLRGSDWLKLAPGEAVAVEDSANGVRSALAAGCQVLHVPDLIETDPSWHGQLSVLPSLVDFPSWFNSRREHA, from the coding sequence ATGAAAGCCTTCGCCACTAATGCCATCGCTCCCCAAGGCGTACTTTGGGATATGGACGGCGTACTGATCGATTCCGAACGCCTGGTGCGCGACGCCTTTATCGACGTCATGGCTAATGGCGGACCGGTGCCGGACGCGCCGCAGCGGTACCTGGAAACCATCGGTTTGAATCGCGGTGGATTGATCGACTGGTTTTCGCAGTTCGTTAACACCAGTGAATCCGCCGAATACTGGATCGACCAGACCTACAACGGTTTTCTCGAACGTGCCAAGACGGAACTGGAATTAAAGCCAGGCGTGATTGCGGCGCTGGATCACGTGCGTGCACTGGGCTTGCCACAGTTGGTGGTCACCAGCACTCGTACCGAGGCAGCGCAGATGAAATTGTCGCAACTGGGCGTATTGGACCGCTTTGAAGGCGTGCTCGGTGGCGATCAGGTCAGCCAGGGCAAGCCGCACCCGGAACCCTATCTGCGCGGCAGCGACTGGTTAAAATTGGCACCGGGCGAGGCGGTGGCCGTCGAAGATTCCGCCAATGGCGTGCGCTCGGCGCTGGCCGCCGGGTGCCAAGTGCTGCACGTGCCGGACTTGATCGAAACCGACCCATCCTGGCACGGCCAACTGAGTGTGTTGCCGTCGCTGGTCGACTTCCCGTCCTGGTTCAATTCGCGGCGGGAACACGCATGA
- a CDS encoding YiiD C-terminal domain-containing protein, which translates to MKLDRIEPLAALGIELLESTATETRFRIPLVGNRNDKGSLFAGSQYAALVLTGWYHSGAWAEQHGLGDTVAIRDGQVRYPKPALSDVIATARFTAEPDLRPSGHWRALVQVQAHDTQQQRVAELNADYRILVG; encoded by the coding sequence ATGAAACTGGATCGCATTGAACCGCTTGCTGCGCTGGGCATCGAACTGCTGGAATCCACCGCCACAGAAACCCGTTTTCGTATTCCGTTGGTTGGCAACCGCAACGACAAAGGCAGCCTGTTCGCCGGCAGCCAATACGCAGCGCTGGTGCTGACCGGCTGGTACCACAGCGGTGCTTGGGCCGAACAACACGGCCTGGGCGACACCGTTGCCATTCGCGACGGCCAGGTGCGTTACCCCAAACCCGCGCTCAGCGATGTGATCGCCACCGCGCGTTTCACCGCCGAACCCGACCTGCGACCGAGCGGTCACTGGCGCGCACTGGTTCAGGTGCAGGCGCACGACACGCAACAGCAACGGGTGGCGGAACTGAACGCCGACTATCGGATATTGGTGGGCTGA
- a CDS encoding pyridoxine 5'-phosphate synthase, with product MTQLSVNLNKIALLRNSRGRDFPNVVDFAEKFIALGVHGITIHPRQDERHIKRQDAFDLAECLAKYPHVEFNIEGYPSEDFLQLVEATKPDQCTLVPDSPNQLTSDHGWDFSTQADYLDDILARIEAAGVRTACFLDPDLKQVELAAASRTQRIELYTEGYASAHGTERQAQVHETYRAAAVRAHELGLELNAGHDLDLTNLPDFLTIPNILEVSIGHVLLVECIEHGMPTIIRRYLDTCANSA from the coding sequence ATGACTCAACTCAGCGTTAACCTGAACAAGATCGCCCTGCTGCGCAACTCACGCGGTCGCGATTTCCCCAACGTGGTCGACTTTGCCGAAAAATTCATCGCCCTGGGCGTACACGGCATCACCATTCATCCGCGTCAGGACGAACGCCACATCAAACGCCAGGACGCCTTCGACCTGGCCGAATGCCTGGCAAAATATCCGCACGTCGAGTTCAACATCGAAGGCTATCCGTCTGAAGATTTCCTGCAACTGGTCGAAGCCACCAAGCCCGATCAATGCACCCTGGTGCCGGACTCACCGAACCAACTGACCTCCGACCACGGCTGGGATTTCTCCACCCAGGCCGACTACCTCGACGACATTCTGGCCCGCATCGAAGCCGCCGGTGTGCGCACCGCCTGCTTCCTCGACCCGGATTTGAAACAAGTCGAACTGGCCGCCGCCTCACGCACCCAGCGCATCGAGTTGTACACCGAAGGCTACGCCAGCGCACACGGCACCGAGCGCCAGGCACAGGTACACGAAACCTATCGCGCCGCTGCCGTTCGTGCGCATGAACTGGGCCTGGAATTGAATGCCGGTCACGACCTGGATTTGACCAATCTGCCCGATTTTCTGACCATCCCAAACATTCTCGAAGTCTCTATCGGCCACGTGTTGCTGGTGGAATGCATCGAGCACGGGATGCCAACCATAATTCGTCGCTACTTGGACACCTGTGCCAACAGCGCTTAA
- the can gene encoding carbonate dehydratase, whose product MPHRSLEHLLQQNREWAERIKSEDPDFFRQLAQQQKPEYLWIGCADSRVPANEIMGLMPGEVFVHRNVANLVVHTDLNCLSVIQFAVEVLKVKHIIVTGHYGCGGVAAALKNQRLGLIDNWLRHIQDIMKLYGKYFDALPDEATRISRLCEVNVMAQVQSLSETTIVQQAWDEGQKLTIHGWIYGLEDGILKDLKVSHSDSSEIRGKIHNTIKATLAGG is encoded by the coding sequence ATGCCACACAGAAGCCTGGAACATTTGCTGCAACAAAACCGTGAATGGGCAGAGCGAATTAAATCCGAAGATCCGGATTTCTTTCGCCAGCTGGCGCAACAGCAAAAACCGGAATACTTATGGATAGGCTGCGCCGACAGCCGCGTACCGGCAAACGAAATCATGGGGTTAATGCCGGGCGAAGTGTTCGTGCATCGCAACGTCGCCAACCTCGTGGTACACACCGACCTGAACTGCCTGTCGGTGATTCAGTTTGCCGTTGAAGTACTGAAAGTGAAGCACATCATCGTCACCGGTCACTACGGTTGTGGCGGTGTGGCCGCAGCGCTGAAAAACCAACGCCTGGGCTTGATTGACAACTGGCTGCGTCATATTCAGGACATCATGAAACTCTACGGCAAGTACTTCGATGCACTGCCGGACGAAGCCACACGCATCTCTCGTTTGTGCGAAGTGAACGTGATGGCGCAGGTGCAGAGCCTGTCGGAAACCACCATCGTTCAGCAGGCGTGGGACGAAGGCCAGAAGCTGACCATTCACGGTTGGATTTACGGCCTGGAAGACGGCATCCTGAAAGACCTGAAAGTGTCACACAGCGATTCCAGCGAAATTCGTGGCAAAATTCACAACACCATTAAGGCGACTTTAGCCGGAGGCTAA